Below is a genomic region from Gemmatimonadaceae bacterium.
GTGGGAGTCGGTGTTCTCACCCGTCGGCGCGGACGGCTATCCGAAGCCGATCTGGAACAAGCTGACCGGGACGATCGATCGCTCGGTAGCCGAGTATTGGCGCGAGCACTTCGATCTTTCGTACATCCTGCGGCGCGACTGGCAGCAACTGGGGCCCAAACTCAAGGGCAAGTTGCGCATCTATGTCGGCGACATGGACAATTACTATCTCAACAACGCCGTCTATCTCGCGGAGGAGTTTCTCAAGACCGCCAATCCACCGGCCATGGCGGTTGTGGAGTACGGCGATCGCGCCGAGCATTGCTGGAACGGCGATCATACCCGGGCGAATGCGTATTCACGGTTGCGGTATCCGCAGATGGTGATTCCGTGGGCGGTCGAGCGGATGCTGAAGACGGCGCCAGCTGGTGCGGATGTGAAAAGTTGGAGATACTAATGAGCGGCGGCGGCGCCACCGGGACCGTAACGGTCAGCACCAGGACGGGCATCGCAGCCGGCCCAGCCGCGCGACACCGCGATCCCCTCCACCGCGCTAGACGCTGGAGGCAGACTTTTCCGAGTAGCGTCGCCCGGTCAGGGACAGAACAAAACCAATCACGCTTATCACCGCGATCACAAGAAACGGGGTGCTGACGCCCGATGTGCCGGCGAGAACGAGCGGCTTTGCCTGCCCGACGAGTCTCGACACGAAAAAGTGGGCGACGATCACCGCATACATGAGTGGTATCATCGCGCGATAGCGGAACAAGACCAGCACGAATAGCGATGCCAGCAGAAGCTGCTCAACCCCCATCCGCGCGAAGAGCCCAACAACGTTCTGAGCGGCGGATGCGGGATAGGTATCGAGCGGGATCGTGGAGATCGACTGCGCCCCGCCATCAGACCTGAGCAGGTGGGTGAGGCTCGTGGATATCTTGATCAGGATGATCGGGACGAAAAGCCAGAGCCCCGCAGGGTGACCGCGATAACGGTTGTCGATGCGTGCAGGAAATATTCGATTGAGCACGCGCGACTTTTCAACCATAAGCAGCATCGATCGCAAATATCCGCCCCACTTCTGCAGCATACAACTCTACGTGCGCCGTTTCCTCAATCTCACTCCACCCGAGAACTGGCGCCATCAACCCAGCAACCGCGCCGGCCACGCCGATACCGTGATCCCGCGTCTCGAACGCAACATGCGTCCGCCTTACCAGGACATCCCCCACAGTAACCGCCATCTCATGTCGAACCGCAAACTCGACGTCCCCAAAAGTATATGGGAGCCCATATACTAAACCGCGACGCAGAACGGGATCACTTTTCGCCATGCCGCCAACTCGCTGACGACGATCCTCCCCCGGCAGCGGCTCCTCAGCAGTAAAGACACCGGTCAACCCACTGGCCCCGCCCGCCACCCCGCCCACCTCGCCACTCCGGAGCAGTTTCACAGCCTCCTCCACAACCTCGGCGGCCATCGACCGATACGTGGTCAACTTCCCCCCGCTCACCGTGATCACCCCAGGCGCGTCCTCCGCAATCCGATGCTCCCGCGAGATCTCCGACGGATCAGCACCACTCGCCGCCGCAGCCAGCGGCCTTATCCCCGCCCACGCAGCAACGACATCTTCTTCGGCCAGCTCCGCGTCAGGGAAATAGGAATTCGCCGCCGCAAGCAGATACTCCACATCCGCTTCACTCGCTCGCACCTCGTCCGGCACGGCATCAGTGAACGTATCGGTCGTCCCGACAATGGTCTGCGTCCCCGACGGCAAGACGAACATCACCCGCCCATCCACCGGATTCACCATCGTCACCGCGCCACGATTCCCAACCCGTTCCGCCGGCACGGTGATATGAACCCCCTTGGTACCCTTCGCCTGCCAGGGCCCGGTCGCACTCACGGTCACCCGCGCGCTCACACGCACCTCGGCATCACCGAGTTCATCCCTTACCACCGCGCCATCCACCCGCCTTCCTATCCACGTGGCAGGCACCACCCGCGCGTAATTCACCGCCACCGCACCATGCTCCACCGCACTCAACACATTCGCCAGCGTCAGCCGCACATCATCTGTGGCCGCATCGTGATAAGTCGCGCCCCCAACCAAACCGTCCCTCCGCAACATCGGCTCATGCTCGACAATGCTCTCGACATCAAGCCCATGATGCTTCCTCGACCCGCGCGACCCCGCCAGCACATCATACAACGCCAACCCTGCCCTCAATTTCCACCTCGGCAGTCTCGCCCCCCGGTACACGGGCCAGGTGAACTCGAGCGGCTTCACGAGATGCGGCGCAATCCGCATCAACACCTCGCGCTCGCGCACGGATTCACGAACCAGCGCTATCTCGCCATGTTCGAGATATCTGATTCCGCCATGCACGAGCCGCGACGAGCGGCTCGATGTCCCACTTCCCCAATCGCCCTTGTCGACAATCGCAACGCTCAGCCCGCGCATCGCCGCATCTCTCGCGATCCCCGCCCCCGTAATACCACCACCGATCACCAGCAGGTCAAAACGACGGCCCTCGAGGGCGGCGAACATTGCGCGCATTCTGGAAAGATACCCCCCACCTCTCTAACTTCCGGCTATGCCCACCTTTGGAAACGGAAGGAGAGTCGCAATCGTCGCCGGTGTCCGAACACCCTTTACCAAAGCCGGCACAGCATTCAAATCCATTTCTGCAATTGACCTCGGCAAACTCTGCGTAGCCGAGCTCATTCAGCGCACCAACCTCGACGGCTCGGAAGTCGAAGCGCTGGTGTTCGGAACGGTTGTCCCTTCCGTAATCGCTCCGAACATCGCCCGCGAAGTGGCACTCATGCCGCTGCTCCCGAAAGGGGTTCAGGCTTTCAGCGTGAGCCGCGCCTGCGCCTCGGCGAACCAGGCAATCACCGACGCCGCCGACCAGATCGCACTCGGCCACATCGACGTCGCCATCGCCGGTGGCGCCGAGTCGCTGTCGAGTGTGCCAATTCTCCACTCCGCGGGAATGGCCGAAGCTCTGGTGCTCGCGTCAAAGGCAAAGTCTCTTCCTGCGCGCCTGAAAGCTCTGGGCAGGATCCGCCCGAAAGATCTGGTGCCGGTCACGCCAGCCATCGCCGAACCTTCGACCGGCGAATCGATGGGACAAAGCGCCGAGAAGATGGCGAAGATCAACGATATTTCCCGCGAGGACCAGGACCATTTCGCACTCCGGTCGCACCGTCTCTCCGCGGCAGGCACAACTGACGCCCGGCTCACAAACGAGATGATGCCGGTGTATGTCCCGCCCGGTTTCGAAAGCGTGGTGACCAGCGACAACGGCATCCGCGGCGACACGAGCTACGATCTGCTCGCGGCACTCAAACCGGTGTTCGATCGCAAATACGGAAGCGTCACCGCCGGTAATGCATCGCCTCTCACCGACGGCGGCGCATGCGTACTCCTAATGAGCGAGCGAAAAGCAAAAGCCCTCGGCTACGAACCAATGGGCTACATCCGGTCGTACGCGTACGCTGCACTGGATCCCGGTGAACAGTTGCTCCAGGCACCGGTACTCGCTGCTCCTGTCGCTCTGTCACGCGCTGGCCTGACCCTCGACGATATCGATCTCGTCGAAATGCACGAAGCGTTCGCGGCACAGGTGCTGTCGAACCTGCGCGGATTCGAATCAAAGGAATGGGCGGCACGCGCGGGATTTTCCAGACCGGTGGGCGAAGTCGATCAGTCACGCCTCAATGTCATGGGCGGATCGATCGCGATCGGA
It encodes:
- a CDS encoding glycerol-3-phosphate dehydrogenase/oxidase — translated: MRAMFAALEGRRFDLLVIGGGITGAGIARDAAMRGLSVAIVDKGDWGSGTSSRSSRLVHGGIRYLEHGEIALVRESVREREVLMRIAPHLVKPLEFTWPVYRGARLPRWKLRAGLALYDVLAGSRGSRKHHGLDVESIVEHEPMLRRDGLVGGATYHDAATDDVRLTLANVLSAVEHGAVAVNYARVVPATWIGRRVDGAVVRDELGDAEVRVSARVTVSATGPWQAKGTKGVHITVPAERVGNRGAVTMVNPVDGRVMFVLPSGTQTIVGTTDTFTDAVPDEVRASEADVEYLLAAANSYFPDAELAEEDVVAAWAGIRPLAAAASGADPSEISREHRIAEDAPGVITVSGGKLTTYRSMAAEVVEEAVKLLRSGEVGGVAGGASGLTGVFTAEEPLPGEDRRQRVGGMAKSDPVLRRGLVYGLPYTFGDVEFAVRHEMAVTVGDVLVRRTHVAFETRDHGIGVAGAVAGLMAPVLGWSEIEETAHVELYAAEVGRIFAIDAAYG
- the fadI gene encoding acetyl-CoA C-acyltransferase FadI; the protein is MPTFGNGRRVAIVAGVRTPFTKAGTAFKSISAIDLGKLCVAELIQRTNLDGSEVEALVFGTVVPSVIAPNIAREVALMPLLPKGVQAFSVSRACASANQAITDAADQIALGHIDVAIAGGAESLSSVPILHSAGMAEALVLASKAKSLPARLKALGRIRPKDLVPVTPAIAEPSTGESMGQSAEKMAKINDISREDQDHFALRSHRLSAAGTTDARLTNEMMPVYVPPGFESVVTSDNGIRGDTSYDLLAALKPVFDRKYGSVTAGNASPLTDGGACVLLMSERKAKALGYEPMGYIRSYAYAALDPGEQLLQAPVLAAPVALSRAGLTLDDIDLVEMHEAFAAQVLSNLRGFESKEWAARAGFSRPVGEVDQSRLNVMGGSIAIGHPFGATGSRITVTLLNELERRDGQFGLMTVCAAGGMGFAMVLERDA